The following is a genomic window from Rhododendron vialii isolate Sample 1 chromosome 9a, ASM3025357v1.
ATTAGGGAATTCGATAAGCAATGTACCTCTCTTATATGGAATTGCCCAATCATTGAACTTCTTATATGGAATATGAACAATCTTGTGCCTCTCTTCGCCACTTTCGCATCGTTTCTTTAAAAGGGGACATTCTAACACATCTAATCTTTGTAAATTGGTGAGGCGTTGAATTGCTTCCACTGAGGGCAGACTCGTCAGTTTAGGGCAAGTCTGAAGCTTCAGCGATTCAAGAGATGAAAGGTTACCCAACCACTCAGGGAGAGCTTCCAAGTGGTTGAAATTAGAAATTTGCAACTTTTTCAAGGCGGTGAGGTGCTGAAGTTGATCAGGCAGATGCTTGTTTCCAAAACCAAGTAAATATAGACACTCCAGGGAGATGAAGGGGAACTGCTCGACAAACTCTACGTTTGCATCATCACCACTCGTGGAGGCATCGGCACTTGTGGAGGGCCAGAGGAAAGGTTCATGCTCTGTTAAGAATAATCCTATCCCCAAATATCGTAGGCTGCCAAGGCAGAACAGCCCCTCCCCCCACCAACTTGTCAATCCTGGACAGTTTTGGATATTCAGATTCTGAAGTGATTTGATGCTGCGCAATTCATCTGGGTCAGTCATTCTTAAAAGAGAACAATATTTCAGAACTAATGTTTCAAGGGTTGGTTGTAGCAACCCCTTTGGCAAACATCTCAACTCCCAGCAACTAGTAATGTGAAGCTCTTTAAGAGACTCTAAGCGGTTGAATACTGCTGCTTCCGTGTCTTGAAAAAAATACGTTAGGTGCGGGCAACTTTCTATCACTAACTCCTCCAGAAAAGTTAGGTTTAGTAGCTGGGTCGGGAAATAACGCAGCTTAGTTAGGTCAAAAATTCCCAGATATTTTAGGGATTTGATGCTTTTTTCTAGCAAATCTTCaaccaaaatgagaaaattctcTGAATCCTCATCTACCAGTATGTTCAAGGACGGGCTATACATCTTTTCAACATAACTCCAGGGATACTTGAAGGGGAAGAAGGGGTTATATGACGTTTTACCATAAAGAAAGACACGAAAGATATTAGAATTGCATGTAATACATATCCTTTGGATGGATAACAAATTACCCGGAATGGTTGTCAACTGAGGGCAATTTAAAATTGATAACTTCTCAAGGTGAGGAAAAAACTTCATGTTCATGGTAGCAGCGGGCAATGATGATACGTCTAACCATTTTTCTAGCTTCGGCATATTATCGAGAGTGAGTTTTCTCAACACtggaaaaactgttttttctgCCCAACTACTGCTACTATTACTACTAATGCCAACATCCAATCCATAGAATTCACTACCAATACAGTTCAGATTAAGCAAGCCCTTCATTTCAACAACTTCAAGATGTGGAAGTTGTCCCAGTGCTGGAACTTGGTCACATTGTCTGCAGTCCTTCAACTTGATTCTCACCAAATTCTGGAGTGACTGAGCATCTCTTGTTTGCATCCATGACGCAAACCTTAGTCCTCCAAAACCTGCAAGAATTAATCCCCTAAGGTTCTTGTTTGGTTGAAGTCCTTCCAACCCTTCTTCATGCTCAACGCATGATTCCGTAATGTTCCCATGGGCCCAGTTGTACTCCAACTCTTGGAGGTTTGGTTTTTCCAACATATTTgctttttttgcttcttttctctctttaacTTGTTGGAGATTGTAAATCTTTAACTTGCCTCTTAGCTTGCTTAAACGTCCCAACTCCTCAATTTTATGGCCCTTATCCTCACCCACAACAAAGAAAGTTAAAGTCTGCAAAGATGTCAAATCCCCTATAAATGCTGGAATCgctttgctagatttgctatcATCCATACAAAGATGTCGCATGCTAACCAGCTTGTGAAATTTTTCAGGAAACTCTGTGACATATGGCAATTTGAGTGTTTCCAAATTATAGAGCTTAGTAATAAAATTTGGCACTTTAATAAAAGAAGACTGCTGGGAGAGGTCAATATATTTTAAATGTATGAACTTTGATATTGAACTCAGAAATTCTTCCACACCAGATTTTACTATACTCAAGGCCCGTATACATTTGACATCTTCTGTGTTTATGGGGAGGTGCCCAGTTAAAAATAATGTTCTTAGTCTTCcaacattttcttttgaaatttgcaACCTTGTTTCTTCCTCGAGACACAACCATAGATGTTTAACCTCAGGAAGATCCTTCACCTCACTAGCTTCCAATGCCAAACAATTACCCTCCGAGACATCTAGAGCAAGATCATGCACAAGATCATGCATCTTGCAACTTAAAATGTTATTGTACATATCCAATTTAACTTCTTGGAACAATGACCTGTGCACCAAGACGTTAAAATATTCATCACCTACATCTTCCGCTTCCCAATTTGTTCCTAAAGGAGGCTGAAGATAACCTAGAGCCATCCACAGCTGAATCAACTCACTCTTTATTATGATTTTGTCCTTTGGAAAAACAGAACAGTAGGCAAAACAATGCTTTAAAGATGGTGATGGTAAGTCATCGAAACTAAGCCTTAATACTGGTAGGATGTCGTTGCTATCTCCAAGGGAAATCCACATTCCACTCTTCTCAACGTTAAGCCAATCACTTTCATACTTCTTAGTCCACAATACGCCTACTAATGCATTTATTGCTAAGGGCACACCCTTACACTTCTCTACCATTCTTTCACCAATACTCAACAAAGATTGAGTTTCTATTGGTCCTCCATTTGCAAATACCTTTTCCTTAAACATGGTCAAACTAGCCTCAGGAGATAGTCCGAGCAAATGATGAGTGAGACAGGGAGATATCTTCTGCATGGTTGATACCACATCCGTATTGCGGGTTGTAACTATAATTTTGCTTCCCTTGGATCCACCGATTCCTAGCAAAGAATCTCTCATGCGTTGCCATTTGCTTTCACTTCTATTCCAAACGTCATCTAACACAAGCAAATACTTTTTGCCTTTTAATTTTTCTCCAAGCTTTTGCACTATTGCTTCAATGTTTTGTAAGTCAGATTTAGTTTTAGTAAGAGATTCAACCATCTCGTTCAACAgcgtttcaaatttgaaattatctGACACACAAATCCACATCCTCTCAGCACCAAAATTCCTCACAACCTCCTCATGTTTGTAGACTAGTTGAGCAAGGGTTGTTTTCCCTAGCCCAGCCATTCCTACAATGGCAATGACGTCTTCCATGTCAGAGTCGCGCAACATGTCAAGTACTTTAGAGACATCAACATCCCTTCCCACGAATACTGAATCACCTATATAAGGACCAGTCCGCCTAAATTCCATAGGTTCGACAGCACTGGGACCTTCGGGGTTATTTGTAAAGCCAATGTCTTTGAGAATATCATCTAATAACAAGTTGATATCATTGACCCTATTAGCCATCAGGAATGAAATGCGACTTGATTTTTGAGGGAGAAGAAGTCGCGTACCATGTTTTCCCATCGGTTTTGTACCTCAACCTTCCTTCTAATGTCCTCGTACTTCAACTCGTCCAGCAGATTCTCGGCGTCGCTGGTTGCAGCATCGAGACGCTTTAGCCACACTTCAAGGGTTTCGATGTTGGTCTCCCTTTCTCAGCTTCACATAGCAGAGCTTGGATCATAGTAAACCTGTCGTGGAGCTTTATGAGGTTTTTCTTGAACCCCATGCTAGGCTAATCTGCTGGTTTGCGGGGGTTTTCAAGCCATTCAGGATTGCCTCAGCAGAGGAGATGAGGGCAGACTCAGCCATATTCTCTTGTAGGACAAAGGAAATGCTTTAGAAAATACAAAAGCTTTAGAGGATACAAGACAAGGGAGTTGTGATCACCATAGAACAAATAACTGCTATTTGTATTACAACTAGGCGTTTGGTCGACGTTTGAGATCAAAAGGTTGAGTTAATTACACTAACCTCCCCTAAGGTTTCtaataatttcaaaatcttcCTTTGAGGCTTTGGAAAATCTCCCTTAAGGTTTCTAACAATTTCAGAAACTTCctttgagtttttgaaaaatgcagCCTCACACCCCCTTTCGTTACCTCCATTAGTTTTTTGCACACAAACTGCTAAGCCATCAGATTATATTACGAGCTTGGGATCTCTACGGTCTATCTTTTTgtctgttttttcttgtagcttttggtgtaaaaatttccttttttgatCTGGCTCGACGTGAGTAATCTTAAAAAGTTATGGGACCCAATCCTAGACAGAGTTAAACTTAAGACAATagagaaggaaaaattctaAGTTCATAGAAGACTTTGACTTAAGCTTCCGAGACAGTGAGATTCCTCCTTTAAAAATTGGTTAGTGCCCAAAATGTGATGCAAACGCTGTAGGAtataaaaagaaattcaaaaactaGAGAAGATAACACTCCAtccttatatttttttggattaaaaaagcAACAAAGTCCACTCTTATGTCCTATTCGAGGAGTTGGTCATCGCCAACTGTCCGGCCATTTCTATACGATTACGAGAGAAGACATGTTTGGGTCTTTCTCTAGGGGAATTCTGTCACAATCACACCTACATACACATTCCTTTTCATATCAAAGCACATTTTAGAGTTTTACTGACCAAAAGTAACAACGCTAGTAGTAGGTGGAAATCGCATTATAAGTTACAAAGTAGGGAAGACCacttattttccaaaaactCATGGAGATCAGTTCAATTTAAAGTTAAAAGTTTGTCTCCTATTAGGTTTTATatttagggcgctgctattcgcagccctctatttactcccataacccgttaaaaattttcaattatactcgacagttagttaccgaaattgaaatatattttcaacatctaatgaccgaaatataatatttttttcaacagatatttaccgaaaatgcatgttcggcagttgtttaccgaaagttgaacatattttcgacatgtagttaccgaaatataatcttgttttcaacagcaatttaccgaaatgttatttatgattttcaacaaccatttaccgaaatgtagtgggctacggaagaaaataaagggctgcgaatagctgCGCCCTATATTTAAACCTCTTGATGTTATTCCTTTTTTTGTGGGGTCAGTTGATCATAAAAGACTTGGTCTGGATTTTAAATAAGCTTCTGCTAGTTGACGCCTTGACGGTGAGACTAGTcatctaaaaatattttagggTGCGCATAATCTGACACGAATgctagaatatatatatatatatatatatatatatatatatatatatatatataaatcttcAGGTAAAGACTTTAAAATGacgaccttatatgcggaccttcccatttctcgccttttccgatcggatttcgatgatccgagccgctcaatgtattcagaacgtgattttaaaggtacccgtttgaaatcggaaaaaaaaatgaccgtgattttaggagaaggggactctctctctctctctctctctctctctctctctctctctctatatatatatatatatatatatatatatatatatatatatatatatatatatatgagtccccttcttataaggactaccttattttaatgaaatgcagacctccctttcccgatcgaatttcgatgatccgagccgctcaatatgttcaaaacgtgattttaagggtacccgcgagaaatcaacaaaaaaaaagatcgggaagggcttcatccgagcaatttttgtttgttttttatctaacggtttaAATgacaactgctcaaatcaagtcctttctggtcattttttttgccgatttctcattggtacccttaaaatcacgttctgaacacattgagcggctcggattatcgaaatccgatcgggaaaggcgagaaatgggaggttTGTAtataaggttcttattttaagatacttacctgaagatttctgtatatatataacaagtATTATATAGAAGACGATCTAAGAATATCACGTCGAGCCATACATTTGATACAACAACCAACCCTTATTTTCTATTCTAGGAGTTGGCCATCGCTAACTGTTCAGCCATTTCTACACTAGTTACTAgtacttaggccatccacagtggtataataaaaaatggataaccaaaagttgacacatcagcttttgattattcacttaagatgTTACTAAGCTTAATAAcattgaggttcacaatggtcacttctagtccataaccaaaataagaaatccactacaatttcatacAATCTATCTCTTCCCCTCTGTTTCCCGCCATTTACTTCCCTCCattatgtttgttttttgggcaaaaatatatggaacatatggtgttcttcctagtgttatctatcaaaacaacaccgaaacttttttttcttcttattcctGTAGCCTAtgtcacaaatccaccactcccttaatctttaaaaaaaaatcagatgtgtttttgaaattggaaaataatgaaaggttcttccttttttttattgcaaggttcttcatttacTCAACTATAAGgggagaaacaaaaaagaataaccactttttagtcgaaaaatttatattttttgctaaaaagtaattatttctcaaaatacttgggtaaaagtaaaaaaaaaaaattttccaatttctctcgtcgagacgaatcaataacccataaaagtttgacgcaaaattaacaaatgcgaaaaaaaatcaaataaagacaattttcagatttaagttaagttaataagaatgcagcctaaaatagaaacgggaaagaa
Proteins encoded in this region:
- the LOC131301749 gene encoding putative disease resistance protein RGA4 isoform X1, translating into MYSPSLNILVDEDSENFLILVEDLLEKSIKSLKYLGIFDLTKLRYFPTQLLNLTFLEELVIESCPHLTYFFQDTEAAVFNRLESLKELHITSCWELRCLPKGLLQPTLETLVLKYCSLLRMTDPDELRSIKSLQNLNIQNCPGLTSWWGEGLFCLGSLRYLGIGLFLTEHEPFLWPSTSADASTSGDDANVEFVEQFPFISLECLYLLGFGNKHLPDQLQHLTALKKLQISNFNHLEALPEWLGNLSSLESLKLQTCPKLTSLPSVEAIQRLTNLQRLDVLECPLLKKRCESGEERHKIVHIPYKKYIAYRIP
- the LOC131301749 gene encoding putative disease resistance protein RGA4 isoform X3, with protein sequence MYSPSLNILVDEDSENFLILVEDLLEKSIKSLKYLGIFDLTKLRYFPTQLLNLTFLEELVIESCPHLTYFFQDTEAAVFNRLESLKELHITSCWELRCLPKGLLQPTLETLVLKYCSLLRMTDPDELRSIKSLQNLNIQNCPGLTSWWGEGLFCLGSLRYLGIGLFLTEHEPFLWPSTSADASTSGDDANVEFVEQFPFISLECLYLLGFGNKHLPDQLQHLTALKKLQISNFNHLEALPEWLGNLSSLESLKLQTCPKLTSLPSVEAIQRLTNLQRLDVLECPLLKKRCESGEERHKIVHIPYKKF
- the LOC131301749 gene encoding putative disease resistance protein RGA4 isoform X2, translating into MYSPSLNILVDEDSENFLILVEDLLEKSIKSLKYLGIFDLTKLRYFPTQLLNLTFLEELVIESCPHLTYFFQDTEAAVFNRLESLKELHITSCWELRCLPKGLLQPTLETLVLKYCSLLRMTDPDELRSIKSLQNLNIQNCPGLTSWWGEGLFCLGSLRYLGIGLFLTEHEPFLWPSTSADASTSGDDANVEFVEQFPFISLECLYLLGFGNKHLPDQLQHLTALKKLQISNFNHLEALPEWLGNLSSLESLKLQTCPKLTSLPSVEAIQRLTNLQRLDVLECPLLKKRCESGEERHKIVHIPYKKLTDL
- the LOC131299517 gene encoding disease resistance protein RGA2-like, producing the protein MANRVNDINLLLDDILKDIGFTNNPEGPSAVEPMEFRRTGPYIGDSVFVGRDVDVSKVLDMLRDSDMEDVIAIVGMAGLGKTTLAQLVYKHEEVVRNFGAERMWICVSDNFKFETLLNEMVESLTKTKSDLQNIEAIVQKLGEKLKGKKYLLVLDDVWNRSESKWQRMRDSLLGIGGSKGSKIIVTTRNTDVVSTMQKISPCLTHHLLGLSPEASLTMFKEKVFANGGPIETQSLLSIGERMVEKCKGVPLAINALVGVLWTKKYESDWLNVEKSGMWISLGDSNDILPVLRLSFDDLPSPSLKHCFAYCSVFPKDKIIIKSELIQLWMALGYLQPPLGTNWEAEDVGDEYFNVLVHRSLFQEVKLDMYNNILSCKMHDLVHDLALDVSEGNCLALEASEVKDLPEVKHLWLCLEEETRLQISKENVGRLRTLFLTGHLPINTEDVKCIRALSIVKSGVEEFLSSISKFIHLKYIDLSQQSSFIKVPNFITKLYNLETLKLPYVTEFPEKFHKLVSMRHLCMDDSKSSKAIPAFIGDLTSLQTLTFFVVGEDKGHKIEELGRLSKLRGKLKIYNLQQVKERKEAKKANMLEKPNLQELEYNWAHGNITESCVEHEEGLEGLQPNKNLRGLILAGFGGLRFASWMQTRDAQSLQNLVRIKLKDCRQCDQVPALGQLPHLEVVEMKGLLNLNCIGSEFYGLDVGISSNSSSSWAEKTVFPVLRKLTLDNMPKLEKWLDVSSLPAATMNMKFFPHLEKLSILNCPQLTTIPVSLELC